From Malus sylvestris chromosome 1, drMalSylv7.2, whole genome shotgun sequence:
TCAGTTTTTGCTACCTTTAGTGAGTACACTTCATATTCTGCATAACTTTTTTTCTCTTATTTCAtagaaaaaagattgaaattttgagtttttggggTTGTTTGAGACTGTGATCCCCTCTAAACCCATTAATATCCGTTTCTCTGATTGCCCATTTCCCAGTTTTTGCTAATCTTAGTGAGCTCACTTGATATTCTGCATttgttttcttctcattttatggattcttttttattttttttattttttttagtttttgggttGTTTGTGGACATTGGATAGCTTGAAGTTGGGTCGGAGGCAAAAAAGATGGGGGAAGGCGCGAGGTTTCAGCTGGGGACAGTGGGAGCGTTGACCCTCTCTGTGGTCTCGTCGGTCTCCATTGTCATTTGCAACAAGGCCCTCATTAGTTCTTTGGGTTTCACTTTTGGTAAGCTTTTCAGTCTCCATTGTTGCCTTATTTTTGTTGGTATTTCAAATTCTGGACCATTATTGCATTCAATGCTGAATTTACTTGGGTTTccttaatttttagaaataagtTTGGTAAGAATGATGCGCTTTGAAGGTTTCGTGTGCAAACAAATGAAACTGATGAAGTTGTTGCTATTGAATAACGAACTTAAGTAGAAACAAAAATTTGGAGCTTTCAAAACAATtgcaattttattttctgttttaaagGGAAGGCGGGGGAGTTATTGTTGGTGATTCCACACATTATAACTTTCGATTTGTAGTTCAACTTTAAACAGCGTTGAAATATAATTCAGCCAGGATGCAGTAAGGAGATATAATTTGGGTCCTTTAGCAATTCAAACAGGTCACATTGGTAAATCCCACCACTAAATGTTCTTTTTGAAGGAAAATTACGGGAGTGCACTATTGTTATGTGGAAGATTTTGCCATCCAGTTAAGTTTTACTTGGTTTACCGGAATTTACTGTGATTACTGAATAGATTGTTGTACATATTTGTGCAGCCACAACTTTGACAAGCTGGCATCTTTTAGTCACCTTTTGTTCCCTTCACGTGGCTTTAAAGATGAAATTCTTTGAGCACAAACCGCTTGATCAAACGACTGTGACGGGGTTTGGCATTCTGAATGGAATCTCAATTGGACTGTTAAATCTGAGCCTGGGGTTTAATTCAGTTGGCTTTTATCAGGTATATTTGTTTCCTTCAATTTCATTTTGACTTTGTTGCTTCTAGCTAAAACTTTGGTGTTTCAGCATTTTTCCAGATATTAGAATTCTGAAATCCtcttttgttcttgcattctaGATGACTAAGCTGGCAATCATCCCTTGTACTGTACTATTGGAGACCCTTTTCCTAGCGAAGAAATTCAGgtttagcctttttttttactaagaTGCTGATTTACCGATTCGTTCAAGCAtatccaaaattttaaactcgtAACGGAGCCAATTGTTGCCTAATGTTACCCATATATAATCTTGTTATATTTGCTTATGATGTGTTTATATTCTTGATCCAGTGGAAATATAATTGTTTCGCGAAATATAAAATTGTGATATTGTggtttttcttgtattttcctTCCCTCTGAATTCATATAAAGGTATAATTACAGTACTTTGGCAATTTGTCTGTGCctgtttttcattttattttaataagtaATGCTGTTATATcttaaatttttcattttattttaataagtaATGCTGTTGTATCTTAAATAAATAAGtatgaggaggaagaggaggggcAAGGGGTTGAGTTTTGTCTTGTTATGATGGTGCATTCCTTACCATTTATCACTGTCGAATGCCAATTTATCATATGCCATCACTGATTCTGACCACCTCAGTTCACTTCCTGCTGCGATAGCTGATATTCAGTACTTAATGAACCTACTGCTTCACGTCTTTCAATCCATTTACCCTTTTCACATCACGGTTCAACTTTCCAACGTCCTGCATTTAGTTGCCTCGTAATCTGAAACATTGATTGTTAATCCATAATCTTATATTCTGATTTCCTTACCTATTACCATTCTAATATTATCTTAACTTCAATTCCTATTGCAGTAGGAGCATTCAGATTGCCCTCCTTGTTCTGCTCCTTGGTGTTGGGATTGCAACAGTCACTGATGTTCAACTTAATGCTCTTGGAAGTATCTTGTCTCTTCTTGCAGTTATTACAACATGCGTTGCCCAAATTGTATCCTCGATAGAGTTTTCTTTTTTGACTAATATCTCTGTCTAGTTTGTGTTATAGTATGAACCATTGACCCATACACCACTGcataattaaagaaagaaaataccTGGACGTAAGAATTCTTGAATGATATTGTCTAATGTCATGGATGCAAAGTCTCTAAATCACTTCTATTTTTTACtgcattaagaaaaaaaattcaccaGCACTGCCTGTATTAGTTTTCTCCGTCTTGAAAAACATACTTACATGTATGAGTCTGAAGCTGTTCAGGTCTCACAGTTCATAGTGCTGGATACTTTCCATTAGAAAGAGCTGGCATGCACGCCCTTATTAGGTCATTTCGATAGGTCTCAGTAGTTTTGTCTGTCCAATTTTGTTTCCTTAACTAGTTTCTTTCAGATGACCAATACTATCCAAAAGAAGTTTAAGGTTTCTTCAACACAACTTCTGTATCAATCATGTCCATATCAATCAGGAACTTTATTAATCACTGGCCCGTTTCTGGATTGGTTCTTGACGAATCAAAATGTATTTGCTTTCAAGTATACAACTCAAGTGCTGGTGAGAATTGAAatcattattttctttcttcccttttctctaGAAAGCATTACTGATTGTGTTTTCTCTCTGATTTTGCAGGTTTTCATAATTATATCCTGCCTAATCTCCGTCTCTGTAAACTTTAGCACATTTCTTGTGATCGGAAAGACATCTCCTGTCACCTATCAAGTTCTTGGACATCTAAAGACATGCCTTGTGCTGGCATTTGGTTATATTTTGCTTCATGATCCATTTGACTGGAGGAACATCCTCGGAATATTAGTCGCACTTGCTGGGATGGTTTTATATTCTTACTTTTGCACTCGTGAGGGTCAGAAAAAGGCTGCTGAGGAAGCAACGCAGCCACCACAGGTTCTAGCCCACTTTGCTTAATCTCTGTAATTGCATGACGTACTTTCTAGATATCTGAATCATTTTCGTAAACATTGAATAACGAAGTGATGTATGAAGTCGTCTCTTTTCCTTTGAAATGGTTTCAGGCAGGAGAAGGTGAGTCTGATCCTCTAATGGGGGTGGAAAACGGAAGCGGTGTAGGAACTGATTCTGCTCCCCAAATTGCCCCTGTATGGAAGTTGAACAAAGATTTGCATGCGTGATGGCGAAAACTTTCAAGTCTTGTTAATTTACCCACCGAAGAGTACTAATAGCAGCATGTAGAGCTGTTAGAGAGCAACGACAATATTATTTGTGTGAAAGTTCTTCACCCTTGCGTCTCCAATTCGAACAGGTGTCCGTCCCGCCCTTTCTTCGTTCGTGTTGATTGCGAATTACATTAAGTTGATAGATCGACAATTAGTTCAAGAGAATATGGTTCAATTTTGTACGCATTTGTACTGCAATTTTATTGTCCGTTATATACAAAGTGATTAACTCCTTTACCATCACTCCATCGAATCCCGGAGTTTTTTATGAAGTATCCAcgtaaatatttttgggtttgcATGTCATTCGCCACCGAAGTACAACAAATTAAAATTCTACAGTAACAATAATATATAAACATGCAAAACTGACATACGTACCTATCAGCGATATACTCAAGGACATTAGCGGCGTCGTGGAAGTCGTCGAACTTGACCTCGACCAAATTACCACAGCTGCTATAAACCGCGTGTCAACACATATTATTCAAAATTGTACTTTTTTCCCAAGGAATATAAGTCGCCTCCTCGCATGTCAATGGTGCGCCACATGAGAGGGTTCTTACAGATGTTGAACCACACCTTGCACACCATCTGAGCGCTCGTCAGGATTTCAAAGGTTGTCAACCGTGTGAGAGTATCGATAATATAAGGTCGTCCGGTAGTTCCGTCCATGTATAACAGTTTCGCACACGCTTTGCTCGGAGGCAACAACCTGACGAGCGCTcagtttagggttttttttttttaatttctaattttttttacaccatttctcacatatttttcaccattccatattatcttacctcattttatttcaattcttcacattccatACTATAGCCCTTTGGCTCTCGTTTTAGCCCTATaaccctccaagaaattaatattttaatgaacagtgcaggGCTATATTTTTTACCATCTCCAGACTCCAACTAAGGGCCAATCCAGTTTACTGTAAATAAACCATACAAGTGAAGAGAATAAACAAAGGGTCGACGAATATGTATACACTTGTTTTTAGCTAGTCTTTAGATTAATTCTCATCCAATGGtctaaaataaattataagGGTAAGATGACTCAACCTCCAATGGTCTAAAATAAGGGGTATGATGACTCAACCTTAATTAAACGTGGCTGTACaaggaaataaaaataaactccaactaatcaaaataatttgagaaataatattatGCTAAAAGAGTGAAAACCTCAGCCTTGCACCTGAGgttttcatgtaaatacaatGTTTAGCATGTTAGTAGCTTGTAACTCAATTGGTTAAGGGCACATTCACCCTTGCACATGAGGTTCCTCTTCAATCCTCCCCCTGGTAGTTTCTGTCGCATTATGTTAAAACTAATGTAACTATCTAAGTCTTGGTTTTACCACAGAGAAGAGAAGACTGCTGCCAAACGGAGCTTACGGGAAAATAAAAGGCTGGAGATCATTAAAAGATGAGTTCTAACGGATACAAAGTCTAGAGCAGTGCAACAACCCCAGACAACTCAAATTATAGTTGTAGACGAGCATGAAGAGATAAGAGGGGTAGATAGAGGTTGGATAAAAGTAACTTTgaaacctttactcacatccacGAGTGTGAGAAAACGAGCAAACTATTTTGACCTACTCACCAATTCTCACATTAACCTATTTAGTTTTGGGAAATCGATAATACAAGAATATTTTGTACTTGAGTGTAAGAAAACGATCACACTGCTTTAACTTGCTAACCTAACTCACATTAACCTCATTTCAATCGATTTAGTCATGTTCTCAAAACTTATAGTGGCAAATATTGTATTTACAACATGAAGGTTGTAAGATTAAGCTAAATAGTGCTTCTACCATACGTTTGTGTATAATATACCTTATTTTCCAAGTGTATCATATTTCTTAATATTCGACTCTTAAACGATTATCCAAccgttaaatttttttatttatatatttaatattagTAGAAAgcactgttctaaaaaacggCCTAGGCGCTAGACGGTGGTGAGCCGAGGCATTTTCTTGCAAATCGGTTGGAAAAATCGGATCGGCGCTAGGCAGCCGCCTAGGCGAGGTAGGCGGAgctattttttatgaaattaaaaataaaataaaaaatcctatATAAGCCTAAGTGGTTTAAAATTGTGAATTTGTTGTACATTTGTCATCTTACAATACTCCTCACTatggttatatggcatatatgcttaatgtgtttttaaattttggacttgttgaatactctttttgcattttatcttttttttaaggaaaactaatgaaaagggcttgaaaactttgagttttaatgataaggacaaaataaacggtaaagtgaatagtaccaggattgactttttagtgtaaaaatgtggtttttcgttaaagtgaacagtaccgggtgcttttcgttaaagttccctttttttttattatcttatccatggatttcatacaagtataattttttgtaagtgtcaatatgcacttatttacaagatatacaagaaatttacctaaacccgcctaggcactaggTGTCAACCGGCCgcctgactagcgcctagcgttttttagaaccttggtagaaagtgtatatatatatatattggttggGACAGGACAAAGCTCAGTATTTTCTCTTCCAATCACGTCGTTGCTTTCATTTGACCAGATGTCCAAAGATGGAAaggtgaaaaatgaaaaaggtaTGTGTCAGAGCATGAAAAAGTCGTGCATAAGAGCATATATATAACCTCCTCTTTTCAGTTCAATACTTAATTCATTCTCACTTCTCACAGCTGCACTCCCCTCTCGGACAACACCCTCAGCCTCATGTAGTCTCCGTCCCAACACCAAGATCTCATTGCCAACCCTCTCCCTCCCCTTTCCCCGGCCATCTTTCTGTCATATTCTGTTAAAACAAATGTAACAATGCAAGTCATCCAAAAGTTCACATTGCCAACATAAACTAATTGCAAACATCTCTCTCTGTATCTCTTTGCTATTTTTTctaattatatatttgttttcatttgcTGCATTTTCAGATTAggaatttttgttaaatttgttaaaataaagtataaatttaattaaaatgtttAAATATTTGTTGAATTATAATTGTTTGTGGAAGTAAACTGATATTAGAAGTAGCAATTCAATTAGGTAGCATGGTGTTAGTTTTCCCATAATTAGGCTGCTACTTCTACTAATTACCGCCATCGAAACCGCTGATTTAATTCTTTGGTTTCAAGTTTTTGGATGTCTTGTTAATCTCAGGATTTTAAGCTCATGATTTTGTTTGTTTCCCTGCTGAAATGCATTGTATTTCCTTCTACAAGAGAAATGTTGGTTAATGTAAAAGGGATTTCTTTTTTCTCGCAGGTCATGTCAACCACCCGATTTGCTGCAGGGTTCTGGAtggttgtaacttgtaagaGTTGAAGAAACTTATGGTTGAAACCACTGCAAATCAGGTAAACCTCAAATATTTACATCAATATGCCATCTAATCTAGTAGCGTAGAATTTTCTTATTCGAATTTAAGTAATGCCTTTTTAAAACTGAAACAAAAATGAGTTTGAAGTGTAAACCCAAGTGTCGATTTACCCCAAAAGCCTAGATAAAATCCTACTAACTGCTCTGATACAAACAAACACTTTTAAGTTAGCAAGTCTGTCATCATTTTCTGACTTGAACTCGTTAATGTTAGATGTCATGGAAGCTGGCCGATGATACACTCGATAAGATCCCGTCTTCCTCCTAACTTCTGCTTCTCCGTCTCCTAGCAAGCGATACAAACAACAGTGTTGGTTTTAAAGAAAAAGCAAATAGAGTATAGACATTGGAGGTAGCGAATGCTAACAGCCATATAAAAACTATATGAGTAGAGACATGATATATACTACCTTATTAGTTTGATAGAAAGACCATGCTAGTCCCCGAGGCAACCAGAAATTCAAGGAGGCTTGTTAGTCTAGTCGGGAACAATCTGGTCAGCTCGCGCTCTATTTCATGAAGCGCTTGCATAGAACATGCAGAtgatactttaaaaaaaaaggtggggAAATTATCAATACGACAAACTTGAAAAGCATAACCAAATCATACCATCCAATTCTCCCCAAGCCTTTGCGCATGTTGATTCCCATGGTTTGCTGTATTTTTTGTGAAATCAAGTATACCCATCACACTGTCCTGGTATCCGTTTTTGTTGTGCGATCTATCATTGAGAACCGACAGGAAACATTTTTTGTGGACTGACATTTCAAGTGATGATTGAAGGCTCACCACTGTCCCCTTGTGCTTATTAGTGTAAGCTTGTCTCCAGTTGCTCCTTTTCGTGTCATTGAGGTGCAGAATGGCGCGAAATGGGAAAAAGAAACTCTCTGAACCTCAATGACAACCCTTTACTACAAGGGTCTTCGGAGAGGTTCTTTTTCCCACTTCGCGCCATTCTGCACCTCAATGACACGAAAAGGAGCAACTGGAGACAAGCTTACACTAATAAGCACAAGGGGACAGTGGTGAGCCTTCAATCATCACTTGAAacgtcaacaacaacaacaacaacaaagccttttcccactaagtggggtcggctaatcACTTGAAACGTCAGTCCACAAAAAATGTTTCATGTCGGTTCTCAATGATAGATCGCACAACAAAAACGGATACCAGGACAGTGTGTTGGGTATACTTGATTTCACAAAAAATACAGCAAACCATGGGAATCAACATGCGCAAAGGCTTGGGGAGAATCGGATGGTATGCCTTGGTTATGCTTTTCAAGTCTGTCGTATTGATAATTCCCCCCCTTTTTTAAAAGTATCATATGCATGTTCTATGCAGACGCTTGATGAAATAGAGCGCGAGCTGACCGGATTGTTCCCGACTAGACTAACAGACCTCTTTGAATTTCTGGTTGCCTCGGGCACTAGCATGGTCTTTCTATCAAACTAATCAGGTCGTATCTCATATGTCTCTACTCAAATAGTTTTTATATGGCTGTTAGCATTCGCTACCAATGTCTGTACATTATTGAGAACATCCGATAGTTGGTGGTACATTCTACTGAGCCTAAGTACCGCCGACTATCAGATGTCCTCAATAAAGACATATAGAAAGCCGATGGAACCGACAAAGTTTGGTTCCTACATACAAGAATCTGATCAGGTAATCCTTAATTGAATTAGACCCTCCCTTTATGTTTCTTAAATTAATAATTCTTTTTTCCTACATATAGATTCATTTTAATGGAGTTGTTCGAAAGCGAAAACGCTTGTGGGTTCTTAGGACTGGCAAACATACTTATCACCTCCGGCGAAGCAAAAATACTTAAAGAGTACTTAGCAGAGAAACGCCGTTGCCGCCACTTCGTAAACAGTTGATAGAGTTACTTTAAACCATTCCGGGCGACAAAGAATACCCCAAACTTAAACACTTCATGTACATGGCAAGACAACAAAGGTACTTTACAAATAAAtatcttgttttgttttttataacAAGACTCAGACTAAATTCATTTACAATCCAACAGAGTTACGTTTTATGACCTATATCACCACCCTTTATTACAAGGGTCTTCGTAGAGGTTCTTTTTGCCAACCAGTATACCTTCTATATATTGGGAGGGGTGACACTGCAGCTTGGCTACAGTGCAATGAATGGGGGGAATTTGATTATAGTTACGAAATTGCCATTATATTTTTCCATTACAaaattgccttttttttttaattttctatatatattcTTAATGTTAAGTATGGGCTATCGTTTGGGTTTGTGGGTTTGGGTGCTACATGAGCTGAGGTATGGATTAATTTGTGGGTTTGGTCATGTGGTGTTCCTTGGTCAGagtaatgtttttgttcatttaGATCTGTGTTAAGCCTGGCAGAGTAATGTTTTTGCCCATTTAGGCCCGTACTAGGCCTAGCATGATTAGTTGTGACTCATTTAAACATATCTGATTTCTCTTGAAGGTTAAGGATTTCATTAGTGGGGCAAGTTCATTTTTTCAGAGTACTGTTTTAGATAATGGGTTGAATGTCATGATATGTAAGCACGTTTAGTTGGATTTTTCTAaaaaacaaatgtattttttttaatattgctcAATATCATTGTGAGGATAGAATAAACcacatttctttttcttgcacAAATACAAATGGCACCGTAAAATGCTTCAACTTGATTTCCAAAGGAACAAAGAGCCTAAATTCCCTAGCAAACAACTCTTCTACCAAAAACAACTAAACTATCTAACAAAGAATACAAATGAGATCGATGTTGCTTGGATGAGTAAGgcggttttttatttatttgtttatttttaacaaacgatattctcTATATTAAGGGGAGTGGGTGagattagcctcacaatgggcaaataataatgtggttcaaattcgcctttggcgagaatcgaacctaagacctttcactcACAAGCGAAGAGAAATCCCACTAGACGGGAAGTGAGTATggctgttttgttttcaaataaaagTCACCGTAACTTACATGTAGGA
This genomic window contains:
- the LOC126623079 gene encoding UDP-xylose transporter 3-like, with product MGEGARFQLGTVGALTLSVVSSVSIVICNKALISSLGFTFATTLTSWHLLVTFCSLHVALKMKFFEHKPLDQTTVTGFGILNGISIGLLNLSLGFNSVGFYQMTKLAIIPCTVLLETLFLAKKFSRSIQIALLVLLLGVGIATVTDVQLNALGSILSLLAVITTCVAQIMTNTIQKKFKVSSTQLLYQSCPYQSGTLLITGPFLDWFLTNQNVFAFKYTTQVLVFIIISCLISVSVNFSTFLVIGKTSPVTYQVLGHLKTCLVLAFGYILLHDPFDWRNILGILVALAGMVLYSYFCTREGQKKAAEEATQPPQAGEGESDPLMGVENGSGVGTDSAPQIAPVWKLNKDLHA